A single Acidimicrobiales bacterium DNA region contains:
- the ruvB gene encoding Holliday junction branch migration DNA helicase RuvB, producing the protein MREELLDPGQAVEEVVDEHGLRPRTLADFVGQARLKEHLGIILEAARRRGQAVDHLLFAGPPGLGKTTLAAIVANEMGVRHVPTSGPAIERAGDLAAILTQLEEGDVLFVDEIHRLPRAVEEVLYPAMEDFQLDIVIGKGPAARSIRLDLPPFTLIGATTRTGAITGPLRDRFGLVERLDFYTSLELEAIVARAATILDVVLDDSGATEIARRARGTPRIANRLLRRVRDYAEVRGDGTIDQATAALGLATFGVDERGLDKVDRAILSAICERFGGGPVGLSTLAISVGEQTETVEDVYEPFLIQQGLLMRTPKGRVCTAGAWEHLGLVAPRTAETDGPVALFE; encoded by the coding sequence GTGAGGGAGGAGCTGCTCGACCCGGGTCAGGCCGTCGAGGAGGTCGTCGACGAGCACGGCCTGCGACCCCGCACCCTGGCCGACTTCGTGGGCCAGGCCCGGCTCAAGGAGCACCTCGGCATCATCCTCGAGGCCGCCCGCCGCCGGGGTCAGGCCGTCGACCACCTGCTCTTCGCCGGCCCGCCCGGGCTCGGCAAGACCACGTTGGCCGCCATCGTCGCCAACGAGATGGGCGTGCGCCACGTCCCCACGTCCGGTCCGGCCATCGAGCGGGCCGGCGACCTGGCCGCCATCCTCACCCAGCTCGAAGAAGGCGACGTCCTCTTCGTCGATGAGATCCACCGCCTGCCCCGCGCCGTCGAGGAGGTGCTGTACCCCGCGATGGAGGACTTCCAGCTCGACATCGTGATCGGCAAGGGCCCCGCCGCCCGCTCGATCCGCCTCGACCTGCCGCCCTTCACCCTGATCGGTGCCACGACGCGTACCGGAGCGATCACCGGTCCGCTGCGCGATCGCTTCGGCCTGGTCGAGCGCCTCGACTTCTACACCTCGCTCGAGCTCGAGGCCATCGTCGCCCGGGCCGCCACCATCCTCGACGTGGTGCTCGACGACTCCGGTGCCACCGAGATCGCCCGTCGGGCCCGGGGCACGCCCCGCATCGCCAACCGACTGCTGCGCCGGGTGCGGGACTACGCCGAGGTGCGCGGCGACGGCACCATCGACCAGGCCACGGCTGCGCTCGGGCTGGCCACCTTCGGGGTCGACGAACGCGGCCTCGACAAGGTCGACCGGGCCATCCTGTCGGCCATCTGCGAGCGCTTCGGCGGTGGTCCCGTCGGCCTGTCGACGCTCGCCATCAGCGTCGGCGAGCAGACCGAGACGGTCGAGGACGTGTACGAGCCGTTCCTCATCCAGCAGGGCCTGCTGATGCGCACCCCCAAGGGGCGGGTGTGCACGGCGGGCGCGTGGGAGCACCTCGGTCTGGTGGCGCCCCGAACCGCGGAGACCGACGGGCCGGTCGCCCTCTTCGAGTGA
- the ruvA gene encoding Holliday junction branch migration protein RuvA — protein sequence MIGSLRGTLLTREDDEVLVEVGGIGHRVVVSPTTAVSLGDVGDQVFVWVHHHIREDTQALYGFATADARRCFSALLGAHGVGPSLALGILSVHGPTDLARVLAEDDVAALCLVPGVGKKTATRLLVELKSRLDIPLDIGVPGSSGTAGRPPATGGAAARADVREALAGLGYGLEEIRDVLADLPDGDDAAALLKHALQRLAVSR from the coding sequence GTGATCGGCTCGCTGCGGGGCACGCTGCTCACCCGCGAAGACGACGAGGTGCTGGTCGAGGTGGGTGGCATCGGGCACCGGGTCGTGGTGAGCCCGACCACCGCCGTCTCGCTCGGCGACGTCGGCGACCAGGTCTTCGTCTGGGTCCACCACCACATCCGCGAGGACACCCAGGCCCTGTACGGCTTCGCCACCGCGGATGCCCGTCGGTGCTTCAGCGCGCTGCTCGGCGCGCACGGCGTGGGCCCCTCCCTGGCCCTCGGCATCCTGTCCGTGCACGGGCCCACCGACCTCGCCCGCGTGCTGGCTGAGGACGACGTCGCTGCCCTCTGCCTCGTGCCCGGCGTCGGCAAGAAGACCGCCACCCGACTGCTGGTCGAGCTCAAGAGCCGCCTCGACATCCCCCTCGACATCGGCGTGCCCGGCTCCTCCGGCACCGCCGGCCGCCCGCCGGCGACCGGCGGTGCCGCGGCCCGGGCCGACGTGCGCGAGGCCCTCGCCGGCCTCGGCTACGGCCTCGAGGAGATCCGCGACGTGCTCGCCGACCTCCCCGACGGCGACGACGCCGCGGCCCTGCTCAAGCACGCCCTCCAGCGTCTGGCCGTCTCGCGGTGA